A window from Micromonospora profundi encodes these proteins:
- a CDS encoding carbohydrate ABC transporter permease, which yields MRHGKYPFVIGFLFAPVTLYVVFVIAPYAQAFQISMTNWRGLSAPQWVGFDNYRRLLDDGSFLKAVQHHGVLLLALPLITIAIALFFSFLLNVGGRSSGGQRQGVWGSKFYRVVFFFPQVLAVAIIAVLFQMVYRPNESGLINGVLMKFGMEPILFLVQPNLALWSIIAVLVWQAVGFYVVLFSAGMASIPGEIYEAAEMDGATKVTLFFRVTLPLLWDTLQVAWVYLGIAAFDAFAIVAVLSVDSGGPDGATTVLAMEIYRNAFVYSKYGYASAMGVALFFLTITFAALTLRLTKRESVEY from the coding sequence ATGCGGCACGGCAAGTATCCATTCGTGATCGGGTTCCTGTTCGCCCCGGTCACGCTGTACGTGGTCTTCGTCATCGCGCCGTACGCGCAGGCGTTCCAGATCTCGATGACCAACTGGCGGGGGCTGTCGGCCCCGCAGTGGGTGGGCTTCGACAACTATCGGAGGCTGCTCGACGACGGCAGCTTCCTGAAGGCGGTCCAACACCACGGCGTACTGCTGCTTGCCCTGCCGCTGATCACCATCGCCATCGCGCTGTTCTTCTCCTTCCTGCTCAACGTGGGTGGCAGGAGCAGTGGCGGCCAACGCCAGGGGGTCTGGGGGTCGAAGTTCTACCGGGTGGTGTTCTTCTTCCCCCAGGTCCTGGCGGTGGCCATCATCGCGGTGCTGTTCCAGATGGTGTACCGGCCCAACGAGTCCGGCCTGATCAACGGCGTACTCATGAAGTTCGGCATGGAACCGATCCTGTTCCTGGTCCAGCCGAACCTGGCCCTCTGGTCGATCATCGCGGTGCTGGTGTGGCAGGCAGTCGGCTTCTACGTGGTGCTCTTCTCGGCCGGGATGGCCTCCATCCCGGGCGAGATCTACGAAGCCGCCGAGATGGACGGCGCGACAAAGGTGACGCTGTTCTTCCGGGTCACCCTGCCGCTGCTCTGGGACACCCTCCAGGTGGCCTGGGTCTACCTGGGCATCGCGGCGTTCGACGCGTTCGCCATCGTCGCAGTGCTCTCGGTGGACAGCGGCGGCCCGGACGGCGCCACCACCGTCCTGGCCATGGAGATCTACCGCAACGCGTTCGTCTACTCGAAGTACGGCTACGCCTCCGCCATGGGCGTGGCGCTGTTCTTCCTCACCATCACGTTCGCGGCGCTGACGCTGCGGCTCACCAAGCGGGAAAGCGTGGAGTACTGA
- a CDS encoding carbohydrate ABC transporter permease has product MNPQSTLPPTPAALPPKTGDPDATGRRGKGPRSEVRLLAGMGHIALAVWAVIVIVPILWTFLAAFKNTSEIFSSPWTLPAELRWENFGRAWTKANVGRYFLNSVIVVGFSTFGTMLLGSMAAYVLARYKFWGNRAIYYLFVSGLAFPVFLALVPLFFVVRNLGLLDTHTGVVLVYIAYSLPFTVFFLAAFFKTLPSSVAEAGMIDGCGHTRLFFQVMMPMAKPGLISVAIFNIIGQWAQYQLPLVLLSNAKDKWVLTQGIADISVNAGYEADWSGLFAALTIAILPMIIVYAVFQRQIQAGLTSGAVK; this is encoded by the coding sequence ATGAACCCGCAGTCGACGCTGCCGCCCACACCTGCGGCGCTACCGCCGAAGACCGGCGACCCGGACGCGACCGGCCGGCGGGGCAAGGGCCCACGCTCGGAGGTACGGCTCCTGGCCGGTATGGGGCACATCGCGCTCGCCGTCTGGGCGGTCATCGTGATCGTGCCGATCCTCTGGACGTTCCTCGCCGCGTTCAAGAACACCAGCGAGATCTTCAGCAGCCCGTGGACGCTCCCCGCGGAGCTGCGCTGGGAGAACTTCGGTCGGGCCTGGACCAAGGCCAACGTCGGCCGCTACTTCCTCAACAGCGTCATCGTCGTCGGCTTCAGCACGTTCGGCACCATGCTGCTCGGCTCGATGGCGGCGTACGTGCTGGCCCGGTACAAGTTCTGGGGCAACCGGGCCATCTACTACCTGTTCGTGTCCGGGTTGGCGTTCCCGGTCTTCCTGGCCCTGGTGCCGCTCTTCTTCGTGGTGCGCAACCTGGGTCTGCTGGACACCCACACCGGCGTGGTGCTCGTCTACATCGCCTACTCGCTGCCGTTCACCGTGTTCTTCCTGGCCGCGTTCTTCAAGACGCTGCCGTCGTCGGTCGCCGAGGCCGGCATGATCGACGGCTGCGGGCACACCAGGCTGTTCTTCCAGGTGATGATGCCGATGGCGAAGCCCGGCCTGATCAGCGTGGCGATCTTCAACATCATCGGTCAGTGGGCGCAGTACCAACTTCCCCTGGTGCTGCTGTCCAACGCCAAGGACAAGTGGGTGCTCACCCAGGGCATCGCCGATATCTCGGTCAACGCCGGCTACGAGGCGGACTGGTCCGGGCTGTTCGCCGCGCTGACAATCGCCATCCTCCCGATGATCATCGTGTACGCGGTGTTCCAGCGCCAGATCCAGGCCGGCCTCACCTCCGGTGCGGTGAAGTAG
- a CDS encoding ABC transporter ATP-binding protein: MISRHRRAVGIVLALHSAAAVAGLAPPWLLGTIVDRVTAGAGVATVDRLALAITGCVLVSALLSRYAQYAGHRFGERAVAELREEFVNRTLGLPVSVVERAGSGDLATRSSVDVATVGTTVRDVVPTIVIATVQLTLLYGAVFLLHPLLGLAALAGLPSIVAVTRWYLRRAAPAYLAEGAASAELTETLTTTAEGARTVEALRLSDERISHGSTRIARLWSARRATLALRTVFFSVVEASYPLPVALVLLVGGFLLFRDAVTLGAVVAAALYLQQAIEPLDRLLQWTEQAQRGFASYARVLGVGMVPPEPPGRAAASRGERLVVRGARFSYTDGQDVLHGIDLQVQPGERLAVVGPSGAGKSTLARLLAGIDAPRQGVVSIGGCPVTELDPAERRRRIALVTQEHHVFIGSVRDNLAFAAPDASDEQMRAALVTVGADWYADLPEGLDTALGDGARQLGAAEAQQLALARLVLADPHTLILDEATAALDPTTARRTERALAAVLVGRTVIAIAHRLNTAHDADRVAVLADGRITEIGSHDDLVAAGGAYAALWHSWHTRAEERQPPR, encoded by the coding sequence ATGATCAGCCGTCACCGCCGCGCCGTCGGGATCGTGCTGGCGCTGCACAGTGCCGCCGCCGTCGCCGGACTCGCCCCGCCCTGGCTGCTGGGCACCATCGTCGACCGGGTCACCGCGGGCGCGGGCGTGGCCACCGTGGACCGGCTGGCGCTGGCCATCACCGGCTGCGTCCTGGTGAGCGCGCTGCTCTCCCGCTACGCCCAGTACGCCGGTCACCGGTTCGGCGAGCGGGCCGTCGCCGAACTGCGCGAGGAGTTCGTCAACAGGACGCTCGGGCTGCCCGTCTCGGTGGTCGAGCGCGCCGGCTCCGGGGATCTGGCGACCCGCAGCTCGGTCGACGTGGCGACGGTCGGCACCACAGTGCGCGACGTGGTGCCCACAATCGTCATCGCGACGGTCCAACTGACGTTGCTGTACGGGGCGGTGTTCCTGCTGCACCCGCTGCTCGGGCTGGCCGCGCTGGCCGGGTTGCCGTCGATCGTGGCGGTGACCCGCTGGTACCTGCGCCGGGCCGCCCCCGCGTACCTCGCCGAGGGCGCGGCCTCGGCCGAGCTGACCGAGACCCTGACCACCACCGCCGAGGGCGCGCGCACTGTCGAGGCGCTCCGGCTGTCCGACGAGCGGATCAGTCACGGCAGCACACGCATCGCCCGGTTGTGGTCGGCCCGACGGGCCACACTCGCGCTACGTACGGTGTTCTTCTCGGTGGTGGAGGCGAGCTATCCGCTGCCGGTCGCCCTGGTCCTGCTCGTCGGGGGCTTCCTGCTCTTCCGGGACGCTGTCACGCTCGGCGCGGTGGTCGCCGCCGCCCTCTATCTGCAACAGGCGATCGAGCCGTTGGACCGGCTGTTGCAGTGGACGGAGCAGGCGCAGCGCGGCTTCGCGTCGTACGCCAGGGTGCTCGGTGTCGGCATGGTCCCGCCGGAGCCGCCCGGCAGGGCTGCCGCGTCGCGGGGTGAGCGGCTCGTCGTGCGGGGCGCGCGGTTCTCCTACACCGACGGGCAGGACGTGCTGCACGGCATCGACCTTCAGGTGCAGCCGGGTGAGCGGCTGGCAGTTGTCGGTCCGTCAGGGGCCGGCAAGTCGACGCTGGCCCGGCTGCTGGCCGGGATCGACGCACCCCGGCAAGGTGTGGTCAGCATCGGCGGTTGCCCCGTCACCGAGCTTGACCCGGCCGAGCGGCGTCGCCGGATCGCCCTGGTCACCCAGGAGCACCACGTGTTCATCGGCTCGGTGCGCGACAACCTCGCCTTCGCCGCACCCGACGCGTCCGACGAGCAGATGCGCGCCGCGCTGGTCACTGTCGGCGCCGACTGGTACGCCGACCTGCCTGAAGGGCTGGACACGGCGCTCGGCGACGGTGCCCGGCAACTCGGCGCGGCAGAGGCGCAGCAGTTGGCGCTGGCCCGGTTGGTGCTCGCCGATCCGCACACGCTGATCCTGGACGAGGCGACCGCCGCACTGGACCCGACCACCGCCCGGCGTACCGAACGGGCGTTGGCAGCCGTGCTCGTCGGGCGGACCGTCATCGCGATCGCGCACCGGCTCAACACCGCGCACGACGCCGACCGGGTCGCCGTACTCGCCGACGGTCGGATCACCGAGATCGGCAGTCACGACGACCTGGTCGCGGCCGGCGGGGCGTACGCGGCGCTCTGGCACTCCTGGCACACCCGGGCCGAGGAGCGCCAGCCCCCGAGGTGA